One Leopardus geoffroyi isolate Oge1 chromosome C1, O.geoffroyi_Oge1_pat1.0, whole genome shotgun sequence DNA segment encodes these proteins:
- the LOC123599707 gene encoding integrin-linked kinase-associated serine/threonine phosphatase 2C isoform X1, which translates to MDLFGDLPEPERSPRPAAGKEAQKGPLLFDDLPPASSTDSGSGGPLLFDDLPPASSGDSGSLDASMSQTVKNEGKGAKRRAPEEENGSEELVEKKVCKASSVIFGLKGYVAERKGEREEMQDAHVILNDITEECRPPSSLITRVSYFAVFDGHGGIRASKFAAQNLHQNLIRKFPKGDVISVEKTVKRCLLDTFKHTDEEFLKQASSQKPAWKDGSTATCVLAVDNILYIANLGDSRAILCRFNEESQKHAALSLSKEHNPTQYEERMRIQKAGGNVRDGRVLGVLEVSRSIGDGQYKRCGVTSVPDIRRCQLTPNDRFILLACDGLFKVFTPEEAVNFILSCLEDEKIQSREGKPTVDARYEAACNRLANKAVQRGSADNVTVMVVRIGQ; encoded by the exons ATGGACCTGTTCGGGGACCTGCCGGAGCCCGAGCGTTCGCCGCGCCCGGCTGCCG GCAAAGAAGCTCAGAAGGGACCTCTGCTCTTCGACGACCTCCCTCCGGCCAGCAGTACTGACTCAG GATCAGGGGGACCTTTGCTTTTTGATGATCTCCCACCAGCCAGCAGTGGGGATTCAG GTTCTCTTGACGCTTCGATGTCCCAGACGGTAAAGAACGAAGGGaaaggagcaaagagaagagCCCCTGAAGAAGAGAACGGCAGCGAAGAGCTTGTGGAAAAGAAAGTTTGTAAAG CCTCCTCGGTGATCTTTGGTCTGAAAGGCTACGTGGCTGAGCGGAAGGGCGAGCGGGAGGAGATGCAGGACGCCCACGTCATCCTGAACGACATCACTGAGGAGTGCAGGCCCCCATCGTCCCTCAT TACCCGGGTTtcgtattttgctgtttttgatGGACACGGAGGAATTCGAGCCTCAAAATTTGCTGCACAGAACTTGCATCAGAACTTGATCAGGAAATTTCCTAAAG GAGATGTAATCAGCGTAGAGAAAACCGTGAAGAGATGCCTTTTGGACACTTTTAAGCATACTGATGAAGAGTTCCTTAAACAAGCTTCAAGCCA GAAGCCTGCCTGGAAAGATGGCTCCACTGCCACGTGTGTCCTGGCCGTGGACAACATCCTGTACATCGCCAACCTCGGAGACAGTCGG GCAATCCTGTGTCGGTTTAATGAGGAGAGTCAGAAGCACGCGGCCTTGAGCCTCAGCAAGGAGCACAACCCCACCCAGTATGAGGAGCGGATGAGAATACAGAAGGCTGGCGGGAACGTCAG GGACGGACGTGTCTTGGGTGTGCTGGAGGTGTCGCGCTCCATCGGGGACGGGCAGTACAAGCGCTGCGGGGTCACCTCTGTGCCAGACATCAGACGCTGCCAGCTGACCCCCAACGACAG GTTCATTTTGCTGGCCTGTGACGGCCTCTTCAAGGTCTTTACCCCGGAAGAAGCTGTCAACTTCATCTTGTCCTGCCTGGAG GATGAGAAGATCCAGAGCCGAGAAGGGAAGCCCACAGTGGACGCGCGCTATGAAGCAGCCTGCAACAGGCTGGCCAACAAGGCGGTGCAGCGGGGCTCGGCGGACAACGTCACGGTGATGGTGGTGCGGATAGGGCAGTGA
- the LOC123599707 gene encoding integrin-linked kinase-associated serine/threonine phosphatase 2C isoform X2 translates to MDLFGDLPEPERSPRPAAGKEAQKGPLLFDDLPPASSTDSGSGGPLLFDDLPPASSGDSASSVIFGLKGYVAERKGEREEMQDAHVILNDITEECRPPSSLITRVSYFAVFDGHGGIRASKFAAQNLHQNLIRKFPKGDVISVEKTVKRCLLDTFKHTDEEFLKQASSQKPAWKDGSTATCVLAVDNILYIANLGDSRAILCRFNEESQKHAALSLSKEHNPTQYEERMRIQKAGGNVRDGRVLGVLEVSRSIGDGQYKRCGVTSVPDIRRCQLTPNDRFILLACDGLFKVFTPEEAVNFILSCLEDEKIQSREGKPTVDARYEAACNRLANKAVQRGSADNVTVMVVRIGQ, encoded by the exons ATGGACCTGTTCGGGGACCTGCCGGAGCCCGAGCGTTCGCCGCGCCCGGCTGCCG GCAAAGAAGCTCAGAAGGGACCTCTGCTCTTCGACGACCTCCCTCCGGCCAGCAGTACTGACTCAG GATCAGGGGGACCTTTGCTTTTTGATGATCTCCCACCAGCCAGCAGTGGGGATTCAG CCTCCTCGGTGATCTTTGGTCTGAAAGGCTACGTGGCTGAGCGGAAGGGCGAGCGGGAGGAGATGCAGGACGCCCACGTCATCCTGAACGACATCACTGAGGAGTGCAGGCCCCCATCGTCCCTCAT TACCCGGGTTtcgtattttgctgtttttgatGGACACGGAGGAATTCGAGCCTCAAAATTTGCTGCACAGAACTTGCATCAGAACTTGATCAGGAAATTTCCTAAAG GAGATGTAATCAGCGTAGAGAAAACCGTGAAGAGATGCCTTTTGGACACTTTTAAGCATACTGATGAAGAGTTCCTTAAACAAGCTTCAAGCCA GAAGCCTGCCTGGAAAGATGGCTCCACTGCCACGTGTGTCCTGGCCGTGGACAACATCCTGTACATCGCCAACCTCGGAGACAGTCGG GCAATCCTGTGTCGGTTTAATGAGGAGAGTCAGAAGCACGCGGCCTTGAGCCTCAGCAAGGAGCACAACCCCACCCAGTATGAGGAGCGGATGAGAATACAGAAGGCTGGCGGGAACGTCAG GGACGGACGTGTCTTGGGTGTGCTGGAGGTGTCGCGCTCCATCGGGGACGGGCAGTACAAGCGCTGCGGGGTCACCTCTGTGCCAGACATCAGACGCTGCCAGCTGACCCCCAACGACAG GTTCATTTTGCTGGCCTGTGACGGCCTCTTCAAGGTCTTTACCCCGGAAGAAGCTGTCAACTTCATCTTGTCCTGCCTGGAG GATGAGAAGATCCAGAGCCGAGAAGGGAAGCCCACAGTGGACGCGCGCTATGAAGCAGCCTGCAACAGGCTGGCCAACAAGGCGGTGCAGCGGGGCTCGGCGGACAACGTCACGGTGATGGTGGTGCGGATAGGGCAGTGA
- the LOC123599707 gene encoding integrin-linked kinase-associated serine/threonine phosphatase 2C isoform X3 has product MSQTVKNEGKGAKRRAPEEENGSEELVEKKVCKASSVIFGLKGYVAERKGEREEMQDAHVILNDITEECRPPSSLITRVSYFAVFDGHGGIRASKFAAQNLHQNLIRKFPKGDVISVEKTVKRCLLDTFKHTDEEFLKQASSQKPAWKDGSTATCVLAVDNILYIANLGDSRAILCRFNEESQKHAALSLSKEHNPTQYEERMRIQKAGGNVRDGRVLGVLEVSRSIGDGQYKRCGVTSVPDIRRCQLTPNDRFILLACDGLFKVFTPEEAVNFILSCLEDEKIQSREGKPTVDARYEAACNRLANKAVQRGSADNVTVMVVRIGQ; this is encoded by the exons ATGTCCCAGACGGTAAAGAACGAAGGGaaaggagcaaagagaagagCCCCTGAAGAAGAGAACGGCAGCGAAGAGCTTGTGGAAAAGAAAGTTTGTAAAG CCTCCTCGGTGATCTTTGGTCTGAAAGGCTACGTGGCTGAGCGGAAGGGCGAGCGGGAGGAGATGCAGGACGCCCACGTCATCCTGAACGACATCACTGAGGAGTGCAGGCCCCCATCGTCCCTCAT TACCCGGGTTtcgtattttgctgtttttgatGGACACGGAGGAATTCGAGCCTCAAAATTTGCTGCACAGAACTTGCATCAGAACTTGATCAGGAAATTTCCTAAAG GAGATGTAATCAGCGTAGAGAAAACCGTGAAGAGATGCCTTTTGGACACTTTTAAGCATACTGATGAAGAGTTCCTTAAACAAGCTTCAAGCCA GAAGCCTGCCTGGAAAGATGGCTCCACTGCCACGTGTGTCCTGGCCGTGGACAACATCCTGTACATCGCCAACCTCGGAGACAGTCGG GCAATCCTGTGTCGGTTTAATGAGGAGAGTCAGAAGCACGCGGCCTTGAGCCTCAGCAAGGAGCACAACCCCACCCAGTATGAGGAGCGGATGAGAATACAGAAGGCTGGCGGGAACGTCAG GGACGGACGTGTCTTGGGTGTGCTGGAGGTGTCGCGCTCCATCGGGGACGGGCAGTACAAGCGCTGCGGGGTCACCTCTGTGCCAGACATCAGACGCTGCCAGCTGACCCCCAACGACAG GTTCATTTTGCTGGCCTGTGACGGCCTCTTCAAGGTCTTTACCCCGGAAGAAGCTGTCAACTTCATCTTGTCCTGCCTGGAG GATGAGAAGATCCAGAGCCGAGAAGGGAAGCCCACAGTGGACGCGCGCTATGAAGCAGCCTGCAACAGGCTGGCCAACAAGGCGGTGCAGCGGGGCTCGGCGGACAACGTCACGGTGATGGTGGTGCGGATAGGGCAGTGA